From a region of the Armatimonadota bacterium genome:
- the dnaG gene encoding DNA primase: protein MAAEEIREQIRSRIDLVELASAYVSLKRSGRRYVGLCPFHAERTPSFTVDRDRGLFYCFGCGAGGDVFDFFMRVEGLSFGEALRELARRAGVPLRERPAPREEVEPLYRALDAAARFYQENLLHPETGRTARAYLAHREVDPRTAERFRLGYAPEDRDALLRHLVGRGHGVEVLAKVGLVRSTPQGGHYDVFRHRLVFPILDLQDRPVAFGGRALREEDQPKYLNSPESPVFHKGRTLYALSVAREAIRRTGYAILVEGYLDAILCHQHGIHHAVASLGTALTPDQVRLLRRFTTAAVLVYDSDEAGQRAAERALPLFEEAGLSVRAVTLPEGMDPDLFLRRHGRDAFLRAVEGAQSIFHFRLDYLLRTHSPQTVEGKIRIVDELAPLIASYRHELARDEYLTQLVKRLGVPEEVIRRRAGALRPGRGGRRGGGAFDPARVAVERASERPVVERYLLMLMLDDEAARERLLRELREEDFAGETHREIFRALAHALGDVHAARRALGEEARAVLDRLIFSERPPTPDLEGGLTRLREAQRKERIAALVRELEEAQRSGDRAGVRRIQEELQRLRQDQPGKGT, encoded by the coding sequence ATGGCGGCGGAGGAGATCCGGGAGCAGATCCGCTCTCGCATCGATCTCGTGGAGCTCGCCTCCGCGTACGTCTCCCTCAAGCGGAGCGGCCGGCGCTACGTAGGCCTGTGCCCGTTTCACGCGGAGAGGACCCCCTCCTTTACCGTGGATCGGGATCGGGGCCTGTTTTACTGCTTCGGGTGTGGGGCCGGGGGAGACGTCTTCGACTTCTTCATGCGGGTGGAAGGCCTCTCCTTCGGGGAGGCCCTGCGGGAGCTGGCCCGCAGGGCAGGGGTTCCCCTCCGGGAGCGTCCGGCTCCGCGGGAGGAGGTGGAGCCCCTGTACCGGGCCCTGGACGCCGCGGCGCGGTTCTACCAGGAAAACCTGCTCCACCCCGAGACAGGACGGACGGCTCGGGCATACCTGGCGCACCGGGAGGTGGATCCCCGGACCGCAGAACGCTTCCGGCTGGGCTATGCACCGGAGGACCGGGATGCTCTCCTGCGCCACCTCGTGGGCCGCGGGCACGGGGTGGAGGTGCTGGCGAAGGTGGGGCTCGTGCGCTCCACCCCGCAGGGCGGGCACTACGACGTCTTCCGGCACCGGCTGGTCTTCCCCATCCTGGACCTCCAGGACCGGCCCGTGGCCTTCGGCGGCCGGGCCCTCCGGGAGGAGGATCAGCCGAAGTATCTCAATTCTCCGGAGAGTCCGGTTTTTCACAAGGGACGGACCCTCTACGCCCTGAGCGTTGCGCGGGAGGCCATCCGCAGGACCGGCTACGCCATCCTGGTGGAGGGGTATCTGGACGCCATCCTCTGTCACCAGCACGGCATCCACCACGCGGTGGCATCCCTGGGCACGGCCCTCACCCCGGACCAGGTCCGGCTTCTGCGCCGGTTCACCACCGCCGCGGTGCTCGTCTACGACTCCGACGAGGCAGGACAGCGGGCCGCGGAGCGGGCCCTGCCCCTCTTCGAGGAAGCGGGCCTGAGCGTTCGGGCCGTCACCCTTCCGGAAGGGATGGATCCGGATCTGTTTTTGCGCCGTCACGGCCGGGACGCCTTCCTGCGGGCGGTGGAGGGAGCCCAGTCCATCTTCCACTTCCGGTTGGACTACCTCCTGCGCACGCATTCCCCTCAGACGGTGGAAGGAAAAATCCGGATCGTTGACGAATTGGCTCCCCTGATCGCCAGCTACCGGCACGAACTGGCCCGCGACGAGTACCTGACGCAGCTCGTCAAGCGACTCGGAGTTCCGGAGGAAGTGATCCGCCGCCGCGCCGGTGCGCTGCGGCCCGGGAGGGGAGGGCGCAGGGGGGGCGGTGCGTTCGATCCGGCCCGGGTGGCGGTAGAGCGGGCCAGCGAGCGGCCGGTGGTGGAGCGGTACCTGCTCATGTTGATGCTGGACGATGAGGCGGCTCGGGAGCGTCTCCTCCGGGAGCTCCGGGAGGAGGATTTCGCGGGTGAGACGCACCGGGAGATCTTCCGGGCCCTGGCCCATGCTCTCGGGGACGTCCACGCGGCCCGGCGGGCCCTGGGTGAGGAAGCCCGGGCGGTCCTCGACCGTCTGATCTTCAGCGAGCGGCCGCCCACCCCGGACCTGGAGGGGGGGCTTACGCGCCTCCGGGAGGCCCAACGGAAGGAACGGATCGCCGCGCTCGTTCGTGAGCTAGAGGAGGCGCAGCGGTCCGGGGACCGAGCAGGGGTACGCCGAATCCAGGAGGAACTCCAGCGTCTTCGACAAGACCAGCCTGGGAAGGGGACCTGA
- a CDS encoding deoxyguanosinetriphosphate triphosphohydrolase, with protein MESVGRIRERVEAEEAERLSPYATLSRNSRGRRVPEPEDDLRTCFQRDRDRVIHSKAFRRLKHKTQVFLAPEGDHYRTRLTHTLEVAQIARTIARALRLNEDLTEAIVLAHDLGHPPFGHAGEAALDEVMRPWGGFRHPEQSLRVVDLLEQRRRSDGTVEWGLNLTWEVRDGILGHSKGTADMQFEHGLPATLEGQVARVADRIAYVHHDMDDAVRAGLLREEEIPREVREVLGPTRGRWVDVLVRDVVASSEDRPRIAMSEPVRQALDLLKDFLFERVYLNPAAKAEEPRAQRLLRMLFEHFLDHPERISPEYQRLIALGEPVPRVVCDFLAGMTDRYAIRIAESLFLPRSWVG; from the coding sequence ATGGAGTCCGTAGGCCGCATCCGGGAGCGGGTGGAAGCGGAGGAGGCGGAGCGGCTCTCGCCCTACGCCACCTTGAGCCGCAACTCCCGGGGAAGACGCGTCCCGGAGCCCGAGGATGACCTCCGCACCTGCTTTCAGCGGGACCGGGACCGGGTGATCCACAGCAAGGCGTTCCGCCGGCTCAAGCACAAGACCCAGGTGTTCCTCGCGCCTGAAGGGGATCACTACCGGACCCGGCTCACCCACACCCTGGAGGTGGCCCAGATCGCCCGCACCATCGCCCGGGCCTTGCGCCTCAACGAGGACCTCACGGAGGCCATCGTGCTCGCCCACGACCTGGGACACCCGCCCTTCGGACACGCGGGCGAAGCCGCCCTGGACGAGGTGATGCGGCCCTGGGGCGGGTTCCGTCACCCGGAGCAGAGCCTGCGGGTCGTGGATCTGCTGGAGCAGCGCCGCCGGTCCGACGGGACCGTGGAGTGGGGGCTCAACCTCACCTGGGAAGTGCGGGACGGGATCCTGGGGCACAGCAAGGGGACCGCGGACATGCAGTTCGAGCACGGGCTCCCCGCTACCCTGGAGGGGCAGGTGGCCCGGGTGGCGGATCGCATCGCCTACGTGCACCACGACATGGACGACGCGGTCCGGGCGGGCCTCCTGCGGGAAGAGGAGATCCCCAGGGAGGTGCGGGAAGTCCTGGGACCCACCCGGGGCCGGTGGGTGGACGTCCTGGTGCGGGACGTGGTCGCGAGCAGCGAGGACCGGCCCCGGATCGCCATGAGCGAGCCCGTGCGCCAAGCCCTGGATCTCCTCAAGGACTTCCTGTTCGAGCGGGTGTATCTGAACCCCGCGGCGAAGGCGGAGGAACCGCGGGCCCAGCGGCTGCTCCGGATGCTCTTCGAGCACTTCCTGGACCACCCGGAGCGGATCTCCCCGGAGTACCAGCGGCTCATCGCCCTCGGCGAGCCCGTCCCCAGGGTGGTGTGTGACTTCCTCGCGGGGATGACGGACCGGTACGCGATCCGGATCGCGGAGTCCCTCTTCCTGCCCCGGAGCTGGGTCGGCTAG
- the glyQ gene encoding glycine--tRNA ligase subunit alpha → MRFQELILALDRYWADYGCVIAQPYDVEVGAGTMHPATFLRALGPEPWKVAYVQFSRRPADARYGENPNRLGAYYQYQVILKPSPEDVQDVYLRSLEALGIDLRTHDVRFVEDDWESPTLGAWGLGWEVWLDGMEITQFTYFQQCGGIDCRPVCAEITYGLERLCMYLQRKGSVFELEWASGITYGELRHREEVEWSRYGFEQADVRRLRAWFDAYEQEASAALEAGLVLPAYDYVLKCSHVFNLLDARGAVGAQERASLMARCRRLARQVAERYLAQREAMGWPLLREPAEVRGA, encoded by the coding sequence ATGCGGTTTCAGGAGCTCATCCTCGCCCTAGATCGGTACTGGGCGGACTACGGGTGCGTGATCGCTCAGCCCTACGACGTGGAGGTCGGGGCCGGAACCATGCACCCCGCCACCTTCCTCCGGGCCCTGGGGCCGGAGCCGTGGAAGGTGGCGTACGTGCAGTTCTCCCGCCGGCCCGCGGATGCCCGCTACGGCGAGAATCCCAACCGCCTGGGCGCTTACTACCAGTACCAGGTCATCCTCAAACCCTCTCCCGAGGACGTGCAGGATGTGTACCTGCGCAGCCTGGAAGCCCTGGGCATCGACCTCCGTACCCACGACGTGCGGTTCGTGGAGGACGACTGGGAGTCCCCGACCCTGGGCGCTTGGGGCCTTGGGTGGGAGGTGTGGCTGGACGGCATGGAGATCACCCAGTTCACGTACTTCCAGCAGTGCGGGGGCATTGACTGCCGTCCCGTGTGCGCGGAGATCACGTATGGGCTGGAGCGGCTGTGCATGTACCTCCAGCGGAAGGGCAGCGTCTTCGAGCTGGAGTGGGCGTCTGGCATCACCTACGGGGAGCTGCGGCACCGGGAGGAGGTGGAGTGGAGCCGGTACGGGTTCGAGCAGGCGGACGTCCGGCGGCTGCGGGCATGGTTCGACGCTTACGAACAGGAGGCGAGTGCGGCCCTGGAGGCAGGCCTCGTCCTCCCGGCCTACGACTACGTGCTGAAGTGCTCTCATGTCTTCAACCTCCTGGATGCCCGAGGGGCCGTGGGCGCCCAAGAGCGGGCGTCCCTCATGGCCCGCTGCCGCCGCCTGGCCCGGCAGGTGGCGGAGCGCTACCTGGCCCAGCGGGAGGCCATGGGATGGCCCCTTCTGCGGGAGCCCGCGGAGGTGCGGGGTGCCTAG
- a CDS encoding ComF family protein: MGSGGNRRFSEVLRPWLGAVLDLLFPPRCQVCGVGGTFPLCAGCLGRFSRIGPPRCSVCGRPLSGPPDLAFTCVPCRAGKDPLRVRAFGLYEGRLRDALHALKYRGRVALADPLGQALAEVVREDPILSAADALVPVPLHPRREAERGFNQSEELAKVVARQTGIPLLRTLVRVRPTAPQVGLPEVERRGNVRGAFAVRGPVRALRVLLVDDVITTGSTLAECARTIRGAGGEVVGAVTVAMALRDPSLRVPTPETRRAADPPGPC, from the coding sequence GTGGGATCTGGGGGGAACCGCCGCTTCTCGGAGGTCCTCCGGCCCTGGCTTGGGGCCGTCCTGGACCTCCTGTTCCCTCCCCGCTGTCAGGTGTGCGGGGTGGGAGGAACCTTCCCCCTGTGCGCGGGGTGTCTTGGGCGGTTCTCCCGCATCGGGCCTCCCCGCTGCTCGGTGTGCGGCCGGCCGCTTTCGGGCCCCCCGGACCTCGCCTTCACGTGTGTCCCGTGCCGGGCCGGTAAGGACCCCCTGCGGGTTCGGGCCTTCGGGCTCTACGAGGGTCGGTTGCGGGACGCCCTGCACGCCCTCAAGTACCGCGGCCGGGTGGCCCTCGCGGATCCCCTGGGGCAGGCCCTGGCGGAGGTGGTTCGGGAGGATCCGATCCTCTCCGCCGCGGACGCCCTCGTGCCGGTTCCCCTGCACCCACGGCGGGAGGCGGAACGGGGCTTTAACCAGTCCGAGGAGCTGGCAAAGGTCGTCGCGCGGCAGACCGGGATCCCCCTCCTCCGGACCCTGGTGCGGGTGCGGCCCACGGCCCCTCAGGTGGGCCTTCCGGAGGTGGAGCGGCGGGGGAACGTCCGGGGCGCCTTCGCGGTGCGTGGGCCTGTACGGGCGCTCCGGGTGCTGCTGGTGGACGACGTCATCACCACGGGGAGCACCCTCGCGGAGTGCGCCCGTACCATCCGGGGGGCAGGAGGGGAGGTGGTGGGGGCGGTCACGGTGGCCATGGCGCTCCGGGATCCGTCGCTCCGGGTCCCTACCCCAGAAACGCGGAGAGCAGCCGATCCTCCAGGTCCTTGCTGA
- the glyS gene encoding glycine--tRNA ligase subunit beta: MPRLLLEIGVEEMSCRFVLPALEQLEVGLRTLLAEERVSAQEVRAFGTPRRLVVTAWGVPERQEDVVREVRGPAVKVAYDAEGRPTQAALGFARSQGVTVDSLERRRTEAGEYVFARVQVPGRSTLEVLRERLPRLITDLSFPKTMRWGDHDLRYGRPIRWMVAMLDDRVIGFELAGVRSGRTTRGHRILCPGPHPVPHAAEYERVLEEARVVVDHRQRAAQILEGVRRLAAEVDGEALVPASLLEEVTFLVEYPTPFRGTFDPEFLGLPREILITVMQHHQRYFPVEQRGRLLPYFIAVRDGDEVGLEQVREGNEWVLRARLEDARFFYEEDRKASLATRLERLREMVFVERLGTMWDKVERLRSLAAWLSEQLQLPEEDRAHLVRAAELCKADLATHVVGEFPELAGTVGGLYARLDGEPEAVAEAIAEHLKPRTAEDAPPAGRLGALLGIADRADTLAGCLGIGLAPTGSADPYGLRRAAGALFEILHAHRIRIPLDALLRRALEGYRELEDHGEVFAFLLARLRAWLLERGYAHDTVEAVLSASWADVPDVVDRAEALTRFRTTPAFGALYEAFDRAHRILDPALLPEGEPVAENEAERSLLEAIGTVRPKVEAHLCSSRYEAALAELSGLRDPVARFFEAVFVNDPDPEVRRRRHALLGEVVRLVRRIADLSRLAVTPQERKAEGWSP; encoded by the coding sequence GTGCCTAGGCTTCTGCTGGAGATCGGCGTGGAGGAGATGTCCTGCCGGTTCGTCCTCCCGGCCCTCGAGCAGCTGGAGGTGGGACTTCGCACCCTGCTGGCAGAGGAGCGGGTATCCGCCCAGGAGGTCCGAGCCTTCGGAACCCCCCGGAGGCTCGTGGTCACCGCCTGGGGGGTGCCGGAACGGCAGGAGGACGTGGTGCGGGAGGTGCGGGGCCCCGCGGTGAAGGTGGCCTACGATGCCGAGGGGAGACCCACACAGGCGGCCCTGGGCTTCGCGCGATCTCAGGGCGTGACCGTGGACAGCTTGGAGCGGAGGCGCACGGAGGCGGGGGAGTACGTGTTCGCCCGGGTTCAGGTGCCGGGCCGCTCCACCCTGGAGGTCCTGCGGGAACGCCTGCCCCGCCTGATCACGGACCTCTCGTTCCCCAAGACCATGCGGTGGGGGGATCACGACCTCCGGTACGGCCGCCCCATCCGGTGGATGGTGGCCATGCTGGACGACCGGGTGATCGGGTTCGAGCTGGCAGGCGTCCGCAGCGGCCGCACCACCCGAGGGCACCGGATCCTCTGCCCCGGCCCACACCCCGTTCCACACGCCGCGGAGTACGAGCGGGTGCTGGAGGAGGCCCGGGTGGTGGTGGACCACCGGCAGCGGGCGGCGCAGATCCTGGAGGGCGTGCGTCGCCTCGCCGCGGAGGTGGACGGCGAGGCCCTCGTGCCCGCTTCCCTCCTCGAAGAGGTCACCTTTCTCGTGGAGTATCCCACGCCCTTCCGGGGGACCTTCGACCCGGAGTTCCTCGGTCTTCCCCGGGAGATCCTCATCACGGTGATGCAGCACCACCAGCGCTACTTCCCCGTGGAGCAAAGGGGGCGGTTGCTTCCTTATTTCATTGCGGTGCGGGACGGGGACGAGGTGGGGTTGGAGCAAGTTCGGGAGGGGAACGAGTGGGTCCTGCGGGCCCGATTGGAGGACGCCCGGTTCTTCTACGAGGAGGATCGGAAGGCTTCCCTCGCCACCCGCCTGGAGCGGCTTCGGGAGATGGTGTTCGTGGAGCGGCTGGGCACCATGTGGGACAAGGTGGAGCGGCTGCGGTCCCTCGCCGCGTGGCTCTCCGAACAGCTCCAGCTCCCGGAGGAGGATCGGGCTCACCTGGTGCGGGCCGCGGAACTGTGCAAGGCGGATCTCGCCACCCACGTGGTGGGAGAGTTCCCGGAACTCGCGGGCACCGTGGGCGGGCTGTATGCGCGGCTGGATGGCGAACCGGAGGCCGTCGCGGAGGCCATCGCAGAGCACCTCAAACCGCGGACCGCGGAGGATGCGCCTCCCGCAGGCCGCCTCGGGGCCCTCCTGGGGATCGCGGACCGGGCGGACACCCTGGCCGGGTGCCTTGGGATCGGGCTTGCGCCCACGGGCTCCGCGGATCCCTACGGCCTGCGCCGGGCTGCGGGAGCCCTGTTCGAGATCCTCCACGCCCACCGCATCCGAATCCCGCTGGATGCCCTGCTCCGCCGGGCCCTGGAGGGGTACCGGGAGCTGGAAGACCACGGGGAGGTCTTCGCCTTTCTCCTCGCGCGGCTGCGGGCCTGGCTGCTGGAGCGGGGGTATGCGCACGACACCGTGGAGGCCGTCTTGAGTGCCTCGTGGGCGGACGTGCCGGACGTGGTGGACCGGGCGGAGGCCCTCACCCGGTTCCGGACCACCCCGGCCTTCGGAGCCCTCTACGAGGCCTTCGATCGGGCACACCGCATCCTCGACCCTGCCCTCCTGCCCGAGGGGGAGCCGGTGGCGGAGAACGAGGCGGAACGAAGCCTCCTGGAGGCCATCGGGACGGTGCGTCCCAAGGTGGAAGCCCACCTCTGCTCCTCGCGTTACGAGGCAGCCCTCGCGGAGCTGTCCGGGCTTCGAGACCCCGTGGCGCGGTTCTTCGAAGCCGTCTTCGTCAACGATCCGGATCCGGAGGTCCGGCGCCGCCGCCATGCTCTGCTGGGGGAGGTGGTGCGGTTGGTGCGGAGGATCGCGGACCTCTCGCGGCTCGCGGTGACTCCGCAGGAGCGGAAGGCGGAGGGATGGAGTCCGTAG
- the rpoD gene encoding RNA polymerase sigma factor RpoD: MPAKANKKKGSVPDIRPLSDELFPELRDLIELGRKKGHLLYEEIVRAIPAVETDAEESERVFNLLQEMDIVVKDREDEEEDQEKAVDVETLEGVSVDDPVRMYLKEIGRVPLLTAQEEVELAKRMEKGDEEAKRKLIEANLRLVVAIAKKYVGRGMLFLDLIQEGNLGLIRAVEKFDWRKGYKFSTYATWWIRQAITRALADQARTIRIPVHMVETINKLVRVSRQLLQQKGREPTPEEIAEEMGLTPERVREIMKIAQEPISLETPIGEEEDSHLGDFIEDQEALAPAEAASYTLLKEQLESVLETLTPRERKVLKLRFGLDDGRPRTLEEVGREFGVTRERIRQIEAKALRKLRHPSRSKRLRDFIE; encoded by the coding sequence ATGCCTGCGAAGGCGAACAAGAAAAAGGGAAGCGTGCCGGACATCCGGCCGCTTTCGGACGAGCTCTTCCCCGAGCTCCGGGACCTCATCGAGCTCGGCCGGAAGAAGGGGCACCTCCTGTACGAGGAGATCGTACGGGCCATCCCCGCGGTGGAGACGGACGCGGAGGAGAGCGAGCGGGTCTTCAACCTCCTCCAGGAGATGGACATCGTCGTGAAGGACAGGGAGGACGAGGAGGAGGATCAGGAGAAGGCGGTGGACGTGGAGACCCTGGAAGGGGTCTCCGTGGACGACCCCGTCCGCATGTACCTGAAGGAGATCGGCCGGGTTCCGCTCCTGACGGCGCAGGAGGAGGTGGAGCTCGCCAAGCGCATGGAGAAGGGGGATGAGGAGGCGAAGCGCAAGCTCATCGAGGCAAACCTGCGCCTGGTGGTGGCCATCGCGAAGAAGTACGTGGGCCGGGGCATGCTGTTCTTGGACCTCATCCAGGAGGGGAATCTCGGCCTCATCCGGGCCGTAGAGAAGTTCGATTGGCGCAAGGGGTACAAGTTCAGCACCTACGCCACTTGGTGGATCCGGCAGGCCATCACCCGGGCCCTGGCAGACCAGGCCCGCACCATCCGCATCCCCGTGCACATGGTGGAGACCATCAATAAGCTGGTGCGCGTGAGCCGGCAGCTGCTGCAGCAGAAGGGGCGCGAGCCCACCCCGGAGGAGATCGCGGAGGAGATGGGCCTCACGCCGGAGCGGGTACGGGAGATCATGAAGATCGCCCAGGAACCCATCTCCCTGGAGACCCCCATCGGGGAGGAGGAGGACTCGCATCTCGGGGACTTCATCGAGGACCAGGAGGCCCTGGCCCCCGCGGAGGCCGCCAGCTATACCCTGCTCAAGGAGCAGCTCGAAAGCGTGCTGGAAACCCTGACGCCCCGGGAGCGGAAGGTCCTGAAGCTGCGGTTCGGATTGGACGACGGCCGACCCCGCACCCTGGAGGAGGTGGGCCGGGAGTTCGGGGTTACCCGGGAGCGCATCCGCCAGATCGAGGCCAAGGCGTTGCGCAAGTTGCGGCATCCCTCCCGCAGCAAGCGGCTGCGGGACTTCATCGAGTAG
- a CDS encoding nucleotidyltransferase family protein yields MAVRHPFRECHGTVREVDMQAIILAGGKGERLRPYTQDRPKPMVEVLGIPILGYQIQWLRVQGITDIVIACGYRHEVIRDYFGDGRKWGVRIRYSVEEEPLGRGGALRQAMGFVEGEVCIATNGDVITNVRIQEVLAQHRANGWLVTVVLTPFVSPYGIVEVAEDDRIVAFREKPELPYWINAGIYVLNREVEELLPEVGDHETTTFPRLAAEGRLGGFRSRAYWKGVDTMKDLSEVSKDLEDRLLSAFLG; encoded by the coding sequence ATGGCGGTGCGACACCCGTTTCGGGAGTGCCACGGCACGGTGCGGGAGGTGGACATGCAGGCCATCATCCTCGCGGGAGGGAAAGGGGAACGGCTGCGGCCCTACACCCAGGATCGTCCCAAGCCCATGGTGGAGGTCCTCGGAATCCCCATTCTGGGCTACCAGATCCAGTGGCTCCGGGTGCAGGGGATCACGGACATCGTGATCGCCTGCGGGTATCGGCACGAGGTGATCCGGGACTACTTCGGGGACGGCCGCAAGTGGGGGGTACGGATCCGCTACTCCGTGGAGGAGGAGCCCCTCGGCCGCGGTGGGGCCCTCCGGCAGGCCATGGGATTCGTGGAGGGGGAGGTGTGCATCGCCACCAACGGGGACGTCATCACCAACGTGCGGATCCAGGAGGTCCTGGCCCAGCACCGGGCGAACGGGTGGCTCGTCACCGTGGTCCTCACCCCCTTCGTGAGTCCCTACGGCATCGTGGAGGTGGCGGAGGACGACCGCATCGTGGCCTTCCGGGAGAAGCCGGAGCTGCCGTACTGGATCAACGCGGGGATCTACGTGCTGAACCGGGAGGTCGAGGAGCTCCTGCCCGAGGTGGGCGACCATGAGACCACCACCTTCCCCCGGCTCGCGGCGGAGGGACGGCTGGGGGGATTTCGGTCCCGGGCGTACTGGAAGGGGGTGGACACCATGAAGGACCTCTCGGAGGTCAGCAAGGACCTGGAGGATCGGCTGCTCTCCGCGTTTCTGGGGTAG
- a CDS encoding adenosylhomocysteinase: MRFEIRDPTLASVGRDRIAWAEREMPVLRQIRERFARERPLSGFRIAACLHVTSETAALVRTLMAGGGEVALCASNPLSTQDEVAAALAEEGVQVFAVRGEDRKTYYRHIQQVLEIEPHLTLDDGADLVTTLHRERTDLLEGVVGGTEETTTGVLRLRAMAREGVLRYPIVAVNDAKTKHWFDNRYGTGQSALDGILRATNLLLAGRKVVVCGYGACGRGVAARARGLGAHVIVTEVDPLPALEAVMDGFAVMPSLEAARVGEVFVTVTGNRGVLRREHFEEMRDGAVLANAGHFNVEIDLEALQTMSVSVRRVREHVDEYTLPDGRRLYVLAEGRLVNLAAAEGHPAAVMDMSFANQALCVEWLVRAGRGLSPQVYPVPEAIDRQVAALKLRAMGVRIDELTPEQRAYLESWREGT, from the coding sequence GTGCGGTTCGAGATCCGGGACCCCACCCTCGCGTCCGTGGGACGCGACCGCATCGCGTGGGCGGAGCGGGAGATGCCCGTATTGCGGCAGATCCGCGAGCGGTTCGCCCGGGAAAGGCCCCTTTCGGGCTTCCGCATCGCCGCCTGCCTGCACGTCACCAGCGAGACCGCGGCCCTGGTGCGGACCCTGATGGCGGGAGGAGGGGAGGTGGCCCTCTGTGCCAGCAATCCCCTCTCCACCCAGGATGAGGTGGCCGCGGCCCTGGCGGAGGAGGGGGTGCAGGTCTTCGCGGTCCGCGGAGAGGACCGAAAGACCTACTACCGGCACATCCAGCAGGTCCTGGAGATCGAGCCGCACCTCACCCTGGACGACGGCGCGGACCTCGTCACCACCCTCCACCGCGAGCGCACGGACCTGCTGGAAGGAGTGGTGGGCGGGACGGAGGAGACCACCACGGGAGTCCTCCGGTTGCGCGCCATGGCCCGGGAGGGGGTGCTGCGCTACCCCATCGTGGCGGTGAACGACGCCAAGACCAAGCACTGGTTCGACAATCGCTACGGCACCGGGCAATCGGCTCTGGACGGCATCCTGCGAGCCACAAACCTCCTGCTGGCAGGCCGGAAGGTGGTGGTGTGCGGATACGGGGCCTGCGGCCGGGGCGTGGCGGCCCGGGCACGGGGACTCGGCGCCCACGTGATCGTCACGGAGGTGGACCCCCTCCCGGCCCTGGAGGCGGTGATGGACGGGTTTGCGGTGATGCCCTCCCTGGAAGCCGCCCGGGTGGGGGAGGTGTTCGTGACGGTGACCGGAAACCGCGGGGTCCTGCGGCGGGAGCACTTCGAGGAGATGCGGGACGGGGCGGTCCTCGCGAACGCGGGCCACTTCAACGTAGAGATCGATCTGGAGGCCCTACAGACCATGAGCGTGAGCGTGCGGCGGGTGCGGGAGCACGTGGACGAGTACACCCTTCCGGACGGGCGACGGCTGTACGTGCTGGCAGAGGGGCGTCTCGTGAACCTCGCGGCCGCGGAAGGGCATCCCGCCGCGGTCATGGACATGTCGTTTGCGAACCAGGCCCTGTGCGTGGAGTGGCTGGTGCGGGCCGGACGGGGCCTTTCCCCCCAGGTATACCCGGTGCCGGAGGCGATCGACCGGCAGGTGGCGGCCCTCAAGCTCCGCGCCATGGGCGTGCGGATTGACGAGCTTACCCCGGAGCAGCGGGCGTACCTGGAATCCTGGCGAGAGGGGACGTAA
- a CDS encoding LLM class F420-dependent oxidoreductase, with protein MRVGVVFPQTEIGNDPGVIREFAQTVEALGYHYLLAYEHVVGAPPDRLRALGVPQPPYTHESPFHEPFVLFGYLSAVTSKLELATGIVILPQRQTVLVAKQAAEVDVLSRGRLRLGVGLGWNPVEYEALGANFRDRGRRVEEQITLLRLLWTQELVEFEGRHHRIRRAGLNPLPVQRPIPIWMGGSADRALRRIARIADGWISQLAPTSQAAEVLDRVRGYVREAGRDPDRFGIEGRVHLGTTPEDRWPEAVRLWRALGGTHLSVNTMRSGFRTPEEHLEALRRFREAFSELP; from the coding sequence GTGCGCGTGGGCGTGGTGTTTCCCCAGACGGAGATCGGGAACGATCCGGGCGTCATCCGGGAATTCGCCCAGACGGTGGAGGCGCTGGGCTACCATTACCTCCTGGCCTACGAGCACGTGGTGGGGGCTCCTCCGGATCGGCTCCGGGCACTCGGGGTGCCCCAGCCTCCCTACACCCACGAATCCCCCTTCCACGAGCCGTTTGTGCTCTTCGGCTACCTGAGCGCGGTGACCTCGAAGCTGGAGCTCGCCACCGGGATCGTCATCCTGCCCCAGCGGCAGACGGTGCTGGTCGCGAAGCAGGCCGCGGAGGTGGATGTGCTGAGCCGGGGCCGCCTGCGCCTGGGCGTGGGATTGGGCTGGAATCCCGTGGAGTACGAGGCCCTGGGGGCGAACTTCCGCGACCGCGGGCGGCGGGTGGAAGAACAGATCACGTTGTTGCGCCTGCTGTGGACCCAGGAGCTCGTGGAGTTCGAGGGCCGCCACCACAGGATCCGTCGGGCGGGCCTCAACCCGCTTCCCGTGCAGCGGCCCATCCCCATCTGGATGGGCGGGAGCGCGGACCGGGCCTTACGGCGCATTGCCCGGATCGCGGACGGGTGGATCTCGCAGCTGGCGCCCACTTCCCAGGCCGCGGAGGTCCTGGATCGGGTGCGCGGGTATGTGCGGGAGGCGGGCCGCGACCCGGACCGATTCGGGATCGAGGGGCGCGTGCACCTGGGCACGACCCCGGAGGACCGGTGGCCCGAAGCGGTCCGCCTGTGGAGGGCGCTCGGCGGCACTCACCTCAGCGTGAACACCATGCGCAGCGGGTTCCGAACGCCGGAAGAGCACCTGGAGGCCCTCCGGCGGTTCCGGGAGGCCTTCTCCGAACTCCCCTAG